One Thermodesulfovibrionia bacterium DNA window includes the following coding sequences:
- the galT gene encoding galactose-1-phosphate uridylyltransferase has translation MPELRKDPISGRWVIISIERGKRPSDFPKRITAPKGGFCAFCEGNEHTTPPEISAIRPGGGEPNSPGWTLRVVQNKFPALRSEGELDKIGEGIFDKMNGIGTHEVIIECPDHNSTLSTMPLKYIEDALQTFDSRISELKKDTRFKYALIFKNEGEDAGASLDHTHTQLIALPIIPHLVQEEIENAKHYHTYKERCIFCDIIHQEAAYKIRVISENEDYMAIAPFAASSPFETMILPKKHESKFLHSGNANLLAQILQKTLKQIDHVLDFPSYNMMLHTSPYNNEINDYYHWHIEIKPKLTKIAGFEWGSGFYINPTPPEEAARFMREAEIS, from the coding sequence ATGCCTGAATTAAGAAAAGACCCAATCTCAGGAAGGTGGGTCATCATCTCAATAGAAAGAGGCAAAAGGCCCTCTGACTTTCCTAAACGCATCACAGCGCCGAAAGGAGGCTTCTGCGCCTTCTGTGAAGGCAATGAACATACGACCCCGCCTGAGATATCTGCCATAAGGCCGGGCGGCGGCGAGCCGAATTCTCCGGGCTGGACATTGAGGGTCGTTCAGAATAAATTCCCTGCACTGCGCTCTGAAGGGGAGCTCGACAAGATAGGCGAAGGGATATTTGACAAGATGAACGGCATCGGGACGCATGAGGTCATCATAGAGTGCCCGGACCATAACAGCACTTTGTCCACTATGCCTTTGAAATATATTGAGGATGCACTGCAGACCTTTGACAGTAGGATATCTGAACTTAAAAAAGATACCCGCTTCAAGTATGCCCTCATATTTAAGAACGAGGGCGAGGATGCTGGGGCATCGCTTGACCATACCCACACGCAGCTTATAGCGCTGCCGATCATACCTCATTTGGTGCAGGAAGAGATTGAGAACGCCAAGCATTACCATACCTACAAAGAACGCTGCATCTTCTGCGACATCATACATCAGGAAGCAGCTTATAAAATAAGGGTCATCTCTGAAAATGAAGATTATATGGCGATCGCACCTTTTGCCGCCAGCTCGCCGTTTGAAACGATGATCCTGCCAAAAAAACATGAATCCAAATTCCTGCACAGCGGCAATGCGAACCTGCTGGCCCAGATACTGCAGAAGACGCTTAAGCAGATAGACCATGTTCTCGACTTCCCTTCATACAACATGATGCTCCATACCTCACCTTACAATAACGAGATAAACGATTATTACCACTGGCACATTGAGATAAAGCCCAAGCTCACAAAGATAGCGGGATTTGAGTGGGGCTCAGGATTTTACATAAACCCGACACCACCTGAAGAAGCTGCGAGATTCATGAGGGAAGCAGAGATCAGTTAG
- a CDS encoding catalase: protein MKDENKKLTTNAGAPVPDNQNVITAGPRGPMLLQDVWFLEKLAHFDREVIPERRMHAKGSGAYGTFTVTHDITHYTKAKIFSQIGKKTDLFVRFSTVAGERGAADAERDIRGFAMKFYTEEGNWDLVGNNTPVFFMRDPLKFPDLNHAVKRDPRTNMRSAKNNWDFWTSLPEALHQITIIMSDRGIPATYRHMHGFGSHTFSFINAKGERHWVKFHFKTQQGIKNLTDAEAEAMVGKDRESHQRDLYDSIEREDFPKWKLFIQIMPEKDASKVPYHPFDLTKVWFHKDYPMMEVGTFELNRNPENYFAEVEQAAFNPANVVPGISFSPDKMLQGRLFSYGDAQRYRLGVNHQLIPVNASRCPFHSFHRDGAMRVDGNHGSTLGYEPNSYGEWEQQPGFAEPPLSLEGAADHWNHREDKDYFTQPGLLFHLMSVEQQKVLFANTARAIGGAPREIQIRHIGNCLKADKAYGKGVADALGIPLNDITA, encoded by the coding sequence ATGAAAGACGAGAATAAGAAACTGACCACCAACGCCGGGGCGCCTGTCCCGGATAACCAGAATGTCATAACAGCCGGGCCGCGCGGCCCGATGCTGCTGCAGGATGTCTGGTTCCTTGAAAAGCTGGCCCACTTTGATCGTGAGGTAATTCCTGAGCGGCGGATGCACGCCAAGGGTTCCGGCGCTTATGGCACCTTCACTGTTACACATGACATTACTCACTACACCAAAGCAAAGATCTTCTCCCAAATCGGAAAGAAGACCGACCTCTTCGTCCGCTTCTCCACAGTAGCAGGGGAACGAGGGGCGGCAGATGCGGAGCGCGACATCCGTGGATTTGCCATGAAGTTCTACACTGAGGAAGGCAACTGGGACCTCGTGGGCAACAACACGCCTGTATTCTTCATGCGTGATCCGTTGAAATTCCCAGACCTCAACCATGCAGTGAAACGCGATCCACGCACCAATATGCGCAGTGCAAAGAACAACTGGGATTTCTGGACATCACTGCCTGAGGCGCTGCACCAGATCACTATAATCATGAGCGATCGGGGCATTCCTGCCACCTACCGCCACATGCATGGATTCGGAAGCCATACTTTTAGTTTCATCAACGCCAAGGGCGAGCGTCACTGGGTTAAATTCCACTTCAAGACGCAGCAGGGCATCAAGAACCTGACGGATGCTGAGGCCGAGGCCATGGTCGGGAAGGACCGGGAGAGCCACCAGCGGGACCTCTACGATAGCATTGAAAGGGAGGACTTCCCGAAGTGGAAACTATTTATCCAGATTATGCCGGAAAAAGACGCATCAAAAGTTCCCTACCACCCCTTCGATCTGACCAAGGTGTGGTTTCACAAAGACTACCCCATGATGGAAGTGGGCACATTTGAACTTAACCGGAACCCTGAGAACTATTTCGCCGAGGTGGAGCAGGCGGCCTTCAATCCTGCCAATGTGGTCCCCGGCATCAGCTTCTCGCCGGACAAGATGCTGCAGGGACGTCTCTTCTCCTACGGCGATGCACAGCGTTACCGGCTCGGCGTGAACCATCAACTGATCCCGGTCAACGCCTCACGTTGTCCCTTCCACAGCTTTCACCGCGACGGCGCCATGCGGGTTGACGGAAATCATGGCAGCACTCTCGGTTACGAGCCGAACAGCTACGGCGAGTGGGAACAGCAGCCTGGATTTGCTGAACCGCCTCTCAGCCTGGAAGGAGCTGCCGACCACTGGAATCATAGAGAAGACAAAGACTACTTCACTCAGCCCGGTTTGCTGTTCCACTTGATGAGCGTCGAACAACAGAAGGTGCTCTTTGCCAACACCGCTCGTGCAATCGGCGGCGCGCCAAGAGAAATACAGATTCGTCACATAGGTAATTGCCTGAAGGCGGACAAAGCCTATGGCAAGGGCGTGGCTGATGCGTTGGGCATTCCCTTGAACGATATTACAGCATAG
- the glgA gene encoding glycogen synthase GlgA has translation MKILIASSEAVPFVKTGGLADVAGVLANEYKKMGLQPAVILPLYREIKKAASSFNIKPLNKEIAVRVGNDIEKGILWKGTTSEGADAYFIENEKYYDRDELYCTPEGDYPDNAARFIFFSRGTLEALKALNLRPDIIHCNDWQTALIPVYLKKIYRNDFPKTATLLTIHNLGYQGIFPKTDMPLTGLGWEMFNMNALEFYGKINFLKAGIIFSDIITTVSRTYAQEILTPEHGFGLEGVLRERKDDLYGIINGIDLDYWGPLKDKFIPANYSSKDLSGKAICKRSLQAELGLPVNSSPLIGLVSRLSSQKGLDLVIESMEEILRSGAQIAVLGKGDEFFQNALLECRKKYPGHLSVTIGFEEALGHKIYAGSDIFLMPSMYEPCGLGQLIALRYGAVPVVRKTGGLADTVSEYSPSEGKGTGFLLKSHSSEELMKKLQKAIELYYDKKEWDKIVKNTMAQDFSWGKSTEKYVSLYKKALKAIT, from the coding sequence ATGAAAATACTGATAGCTTCCTCAGAAGCAGTCCCATTTGTTAAGACCGGCGGCCTTGCGGACGTGGCAGGAGTGCTGGCCAATGAATATAAGAAGATGGGGCTGCAGCCTGCCGTCATCCTGCCTCTTTACAGAGAGATAAAAAAGGCGGCAAGTTCCTTCAATATCAAACCCCTTAACAAAGAGATAGCTGTGCGGGTCGGCAATGATATTGAAAAAGGCATATTATGGAAAGGAACGACATCCGAAGGGGCTGACGCGTATTTTATTGAGAATGAAAAATATTACGACAGAGATGAATTATACTGCACTCCTGAAGGTGACTATCCTGACAATGCCGCACGCTTTATCTTTTTCAGCAGGGGCACGCTCGAGGCATTAAAGGCGTTAAACCTGAGACCGGACATCATACACTGCAATGACTGGCAGACAGCCCTGATACCTGTTTATCTGAAAAAGATCTACAGAAACGACTTCCCAAAGACAGCTACGCTTTTAACGATCCATAACCTCGGATATCAAGGAATATTCCCAAAAACCGATATGCCTCTCACCGGCCTTGGATGGGAGATGTTCAACATGAATGCGCTGGAGTTCTATGGAAAGATAAACTTCCTCAAGGCAGGGATAATATTCTCTGATATTATTACCACCGTAAGCAGGACATACGCACAGGAGATACTTACCCCGGAGCACGGCTTCGGGCTGGAAGGCGTCCTGAGGGAACGGAAAGATGACCTTTACGGGATCATCAACGGGATAGACCTGGATTACTGGGGGCCTTTAAAAGACAAGTTCATCCCTGCCAATTACAGCAGCAAAGACCTTTCAGGCAAGGCGATATGTAAAAGATCCCTTCAGGCCGAACTGGGGCTGCCTGTGAACAGTTCACCGCTCATCGGGCTGGTTTCAAGGCTCTCATCACAGAAAGGGCTTGACCTTGTAATAGAGTCCATGGAAGAGATATTAAGATCAGGCGCACAGATTGCAGTATTAGGCAAGGGAGACGAGTTCTTTCAAAATGCGTTACTGGAATGCCGCAAGAAATATCCCGGACACCTGTCTGTGACGATAGGGTTTGAAGAGGCGCTGGGACATAAGATATACGCCGGCTCAGACATCTTTCTGATGCCGTCAATGTACGAGCCGTGCGGACTGGGGCAGCTTATCGCGCTTCGCTACGGCGCTGTGCCTGTTGTCAGAAAGACCGGAGGGCTTGCAGACACAGTCTCTGAATACTCGCCATCAGAAGGGAAAGGGACCGGGTTCCTCCTGAAGAGCCACTCTTCTGAAGAGCTCATGAAAAAACTTCAAAAGGCGATAGAATTATATTATGATAAGAAAGAATGGGATAAGATCGTGAAGAACACAATGGCGCAGGATTTTTCCTGGGGTAAATCAACTGAAAAATATGTATCTCT